A stretch of the Nicotiana tabacum cultivar K326 chromosome 6, ASM71507v2, whole genome shotgun sequence genome encodes the following:
- the LOC107812525 gene encoding uncharacterized protein LOC107812525, with amino-acid sequence MECRLPESVVFLQDNNHQVFKDICMDGEECSLENCELNHNNIYYMLKYELDHNAELENRVLHVSESKPESFEGTVKHFDDSKKLLMEGKADTGAEVEIAGAISFYHPLPKEQSLDGELVDNKYNQDQEMNKEACSDQSNIPDSIFREGSNSNDKKSSNIEDGTPMRSLASLFASQNTEKLPDREDSNVMMVSASKQCNDNISVRSSSTNSTKSFAFPVLTSEWTGSPAKMVEAGRRDFKRRSCWRMCF; translated from the exons ATGGAGTGCAGATTACCCGAATCAGTTGTTTTTCTTCAAGACAACAATCATCAAGTTTTCAAGGACATCTGTATGGATGGGGAAGAATGTTCTTTGGAAAATTGTGAGCTGAAccacaataatatttattacaTGCTTAAGTATGAGCTAGATCATAATGCTGAATTAGAGAACAGAGTTTTGCATGTTTCTGAATCCAAGCCTGAATCGTTCGAGGGAACTGTTAAGCACTTTGACGACTCTAAGAAGCTGTTGATGGAAGGTAAAGCTGATACTGGTGCTGAAGTTGAGATTGCTGGTGCCATTAGTTTTTACCATCCTTTGCCAAAAGAGCAGAGTTTGGATGGAGAGCTGGTTGATAATAAATATAATCAG GATCAAGAGATGAACAAGGAAGCATGTAGTGACCAAAGCAATATACCAGATTCAATTTTTAGAGAAGGATCAAATTCAAACGACAAAAAGAGCTCCAACATTGAAGATGGAACGCCAATGAGAAGTTTAGCGTCATTATTTGCAAGTCAGAATACTGAAAAGCTTCCAGATCGTGAAGACTCGAATGTTATGATGGTCTCAGCATCGAAGCAATGTAATGATAACATCTCAGTTCGCTCCAGTAGCACCAACAGCACGAAATCTTTTGCATTTCCTGT ATTAACCTCAGAGTGGACCGGCAGCCCTGCAAAGATGGTGGAAGCAGGTAGGAGAGATTTTAAAAGGCGAAGTTGCTGGAGAATGTGCTTTTGA